One part of the [Synechococcus] sp. NIES-970 genome encodes these proteins:
- a CDS encoding DnaJ-like protein, whose amino-acid sequence MSLAINQGLFARKIVDHFAVLGLPIDADTKVVRKAYLRIAQRLHPDTCALLQAAEKNLASELLSKLVNPAYEKLSKPVSWSEYQVILVQLSQQLSNEFGPLEIISESARALSNETTDLPALYREKVEAIAQANYTKMNAVPQAIAELSELNLVYLQYLGKSKKAAARETTNQTSGQAVPTTPGAQPFRTTSSSSLEAALWRGEEHLKKGNYAKAALEFRDALQLDPNCIKAHALMGQVYLKQNQLAMAKVHIKKAYTSKPTDPLVRQVKQELEKVMGSALDTHPGTQKQKGGLFGGLFGGKKK is encoded by the coding sequence ATGTCGCTTGCCATTAATCAAGGATTATTTGCCCGGAAAATTGTCGATCACTTTGCGGTGCTCGGCTTACCCATTGATGCTGATACAAAAGTTGTGCGGAAAGCCTATCTGCGCATCGCCCAACGGCTTCATCCGGACACCTGTGCCCTGTTGCAGGCGGCAGAAAAAAACCTGGCAAGTGAACTGTTATCTAAACTGGTTAACCCTGCCTACGAGAAATTGTCCAAGCCGGTGTCTTGGTCAGAATATCAGGTGATCCTCGTACAGCTAAGCCAACAACTTAGTAATGAGTTTGGCCCTTTGGAGATCATCTCAGAAAGTGCCCGGGCGCTTTCCAATGAAACGACGGACCTGCCAGCACTCTATCGGGAAAAAGTCGAGGCGATCGCCCAGGCGAATTACACCAAAATGAACGCCGTTCCCCAGGCGATCGCCGAACTCAGCGAACTCAATCTGGTCTATCTCCAATATTTAGGCAAAAGTAAAAAAGCTGCCGCTCGGGAAACAACGAACCAAACCTCTGGCCAAGCTGTACCGACAACACCAGGCGCCCAGCCCTTTAGAACCACCAGCTCATCTTCTTTAGAGGCAGCCCTCTGGCGGGGGGAAGAACATCTCAAAAAAGGCAACTATGCCAAAGCCGCCCTAGAGTTCCGTGATGCCTTACAACTTGACCCCAATTGCATCAAAGCCCACGCGCTAATGGGGCAAGTTTACCTAAAGCAAAACCAGTTGGCCATGGCTAAAGTTCATATCAAAAAAGCCTACACCTCAAAGCCGACTGATCCCCTCGTGCGCCAGGTTAAACAGGAACTCGAAAAAGTAATGGGCAGTGCCCTTGATACCCATCCAGGCACGCAAAAACAAAAGGGCGGCTTATTTGGCGGTTTGTTTGGTGGGAAAAAGAAGTAG